ATGCCGAGCGACGTTATGTGTATGGCCCTGGGTTCCGTTCCGGCCGGTGAACAACGCTCGTGGTTCCTGGCGGTCGGTTTATCGGATAACACCGTGCGAATCATCTCACTTGATCCGAGCGATTGTTTGTCACCGCGATCGATGCAGGCTCTTCCATCGGCCGCTGAATCGCTGTGTATCGTCGAAATGGGAACCGGGGATAGCACCGAAGAAGGGGCCGTGTCAACCGCTGGTTGCATCTACCTAAACATCGGTCTCACCAACGGAGTGTTGCTAAGGACAGTGCTGGATCCGGTGTCCGGAGACTTGGCAGACACGCGGACCAGATACTTGGGATCGCGTCCGGTTAAATTGTTCCGTATTAAGATGCAGGGTTCGGAAGCTGTTCTAGCCATGTCCAGTAGAACATGGCTCAGCTATTACTATCAAAATCGATTCCATTTAACGCCTCTGTCGTACGAAACGTTGGAATATGCGTCCGGATTCTCGAGTGAACAATGTTCCGAAGGTATTGTGGCGATCTCTACCAATACGCTGAGAATTTTGGCGTTGGAAAAATTGGGGgcagttttcaatcaaattacaTTCCCTCTGGAGTACACTCCGAAGCGGTTCCTGATTCACAACGAAACTGGAAAATTGATTATCAGTGAAACGGATCACAATGCTTACACcgaagaaacgaaaaatgttCGGAAGAAGCAGATGGCGGATGAGATGCGGGAAGCCGCTGGAGAAGACGAGCAAGAGCTGGCAAACGAAATGGCCGATGCCTTCATCAACGAGGTTCTGCCGGAAGATATTTTTTCAGCACCCAAGGCTGGCACCGGAATGTGGGCATCCCAAATTAGAATCATGGACCCGATTAACGGGCATACCTATTCCAAAGTACAGTTGGCTCAGAATGAAGCGGTTATGTCGATGGCTCTGGTGAGGTTTGCCGTTGACCAAAAATGGTACGTTGTTGCGGGTGTGGCGAAGGATCTTCAGATGAATCCAAAAATAGTCAGTGTAGGATTCATTGATGTTTACAAATATGATTTCCACACTCATCAACTGGAACATTACCATCGAACAGAGATTGACGAAGCTCCTGGGGCACTGTGTGGCTTCCAGGGTCGTGTGTTGGCTGGAGTTGGCCGCGTGCTGAGAGTTTATGATCTCGGCAAGAAGAAACTTCTGAGAAAGTGTGAAAATAAACACATTCCCAATCAAATCGTAAATATACAATCGATGGGATCGAGGGTTTTCGTTTCTGACGTTCAAGAATCGATATACTGTATCAAGTACAAAAGAGCAGAAAATCAGCTGATTATTTTCGCTGACGATACCCATCCCCGATGGATCACAACGTCAACCCTGTTAGACTACGATACAGTTGCCACCGCGGACAAATTCGGAAACGTGGCAATTCTCCGATTGCCTCACTCCGTCTCCGACGATGTGGACGAGGATCCAACAGGCAACAAGGCACTTTGGGATCGAGGCCTTCTGAACGGAGCGTCCCAGAAGGCGGAAAACGTTTGCACATTCCACTTGGGTGAAACGATCATGTCTCTGCAGAAGGCTACCCTCATTCCGGGGGGTTCCGAGTCATTGATTTATGCCACGATGAGTGGAACCGTTGGGGCGTTGGTACCGTTCACAAGCCGGGAAGATTACGACTTTTTCCAGCATCTGGAAATGCATATGCGCAACGAGAACACTCCACTGTGCGGAAGGGATCACTTAAGCTACCGGAGCTACTACTATCCGGTGAAGAACGTGATGGACGGAGATCTGTGCGAGCAGTTCACCTCGATGGATCCTGCCAAACAGAAAAGCATCGCTTCAGATCTGGGTCGGACGCCGAACGAAGTGGCCAAGAAGTTGGAAGATATTCGGACGAGATATGCGTTCTAAAGAGGGTATTTTTGAAACGAGAAAAAAGGTGAGTTTGAATAAGTTTcgtattttttcattatcttTTCGCGTGATGAATTAAATTATGACCTTTGGACACTTAAGAATTTGTTCTGTTTACTACCCTACGTTAAGTAGTTAACTGAGTCCTTCAAAGTATTCAAAATTGAGAACGTGTAAAAATTTGCATATTTATTAGTTTTTCTGTTcgattattttcagattttttaacaCATGAACAACGTACTgaggaagagagagaaaaatgtgTAAGTTCGTTTGCTTAACAAAATTTTATAGAAATGGTTTTGTTGAGATGCTTTGACATAATGAACATATAGCATAGATCAGTGATACTTGACCTAccactaataaataaataaataaataaagaagggTGGTGTtagcgtaggactacgaaattataaccGTCGGAAAACAAACATAGAAATTCACGAATGAAACTATCAAGTACACTTAAGCACACTACTGATGCAAAATTTccaccttcagttttccaccgaagaacgcagctctcaacgttaaaaaatattttctccatATTTGGCTTGTAATGTGTGCAATTTGGCGCAATTTTACCCCGGAAACAAagttcgaattcacgaaaatcaaTTGATCGATTTAATTGGCCTTTTTTAAGGTTagatgcgaatgaactgagaaagtttGATAGTAAATCTATACACCCAGGTTGTTTTTtgcgcgggggatacgtacctcgtaaaaaaaccgcgtaaaaaaccgcgttaattggaaaatccgcgtaaaaaaaccatgtcacctaataaTAGATATCATATgggactatctttacgtagaacggaagtgaaaggttgagtgttgctcgcttccgaaaacccgtaattttttcctgcaattttattggttactggtagctatagttcggttttcctcacgaatgaggtcatctgctgttgctataAGATTCCCTAGTAATGCATTACGTGCattaccactgttggaccgccAGAGCTAAGTGGATAGGGAAAGACTTTCATGAATAGCTGCCCGTGCCCGTAAAAAaccgtgaaaaaaaaacctgggtgtaattcataaaatcaacattacaccaataaatccgcACACGCTCCCAAATTCGAAAAAGCTTTCTCCCagcaaagaaaaatataaaaatcaaatcgcTGTAGATTACTTCGGACatcattttagaatgcatcgacatttttgaaacaattcttCCGTAGATAGTTATAGTGACCCTAAAATAGAACGATGGGTTtgcgtgattttgtagaatcagttgaaaaAGGGTAATTCATtactcattcttgttctcgcgatgtttataattttttcgTGATTTTAACAGTTTaccttcaaaacaatttttgatctATAGAAGAAAGTTCTTATGTCAATACGTTACAAACATCATTCATATAATTTCTTATATCTTTCGAAAGTGATCATCATGCCAATTCATTCAGCCCCCAAAGAGGTATTATGCTCAAATCATTTCaccccaaacgtaacgctctcgtttcttTCGAAATTGAAATGTGGTGCAAAAAAACAGATGCACTCTCTCCACCAAATGGCATGATTATTGACGCGGTGTATCCGCCAAATAAAAATGCATCACTATGTGCGATATAtatctttcattctttcttAAACACGTTCGTcaccccgtcacccagatatggatTTCCTTCTTAACATTGgttttttaaaagaaatttgatagaataggtacCTAAGTGAATCAATTATAATAGATTTAtactattatttttattaatagtatttttatttatagtacgaatggtttgtactgcaaTTTTTTGCGGAACCAATATACACCCAGATTTTTTTACGCAAGGGATACGTATCTtgttaaaaaaccgcgttaattggaaaattcgcgtaaaaaacctgcgttaattggaaaatctgcgtaaaaaaatcTTGTCACCTAATGATATATATCAAATGGGGACTATCCTTActtagaacggaagtaaaaagttgagtgttgctcgcttccgaaaacccgtagttttttcctgcaaattcgttggttactggtagctatattTCGGTTtttctcacgaatgaggtcatctgttGTTGCTAGAAGGTTCCCTTGTGgtttgtacactctactgccgatgcacgtgcagtaccactattggaccgtccagagctaagtagagagtgaaagacattcacgaatcactgcccgtaaaaacccagTCCCGTTGTACCGTCTGgtgagctccccgttacccaacacctaaaatccacgtaagaatagTGATaaagtgcggcactaatttccttcataagcgctaagctctgttataagcactaattaccgtaatatgctctgagggagcaCAAGAGAggaatgtgagctgagggagagatgtgatattgcactgggatttttttacgcgggtaacGCGTAAAAATAAAATCGCGTTAATTGGGAAATCCGCATAAAAATACCTGGGTATATGTTTTTGTTGAATTGGTATGTGCTTTTGTTGTCAACTTGTCTTCAAATTAAAATATTGCtatatcatgtaaaagttgtctacataTTAAGTTTGATctttatttaataatttatctgcAAGTTGGGtcccgcaagaaactcagaaaCGTCGCGTTGAACGACGAATGTGTTAAATCAAAGTATCAGCATTGAGAAAAACTGCTGTCTGCTAGCTGGAGCGAGCTTGTGCCTTGATTGATGATAGTACGAACTCCCGAAAATCTTATGTGTTAACAAGCGGTAGAGATTGGGAGACCTTTTCGAACTCCTGAGTGGGTAACCTAGAACTTCTTTAAAATCAATCGACCCGGtgatatattccgttattctGAAGGACAATTTGGAAAGCTAATTAACAAACCGTTTGTAAACCAGATACGTGAGCATTTGGCTACGAAACCGTTTTCAAATGCGTTTTATGTTCTCCTAAAACGAAAGTTTGAACATTAAGAGCATAGTATAAAATTGTTCTAAATGAACATTATGTCAACTCTCATCATCATTGATCGACCTTTTTCCATGATGAATTGCTTAAATAAGACCTTTGGACACCTAAAGAACTCCATTGATTAAGACTACGTTAAAAAGCACTGAAATGTTTGGAATGCAAATATAAAAGCGTTTTCAATTCGACTGCCAAAAACCATTAACCGCATTTCTTTCTTCTGTCTTCGCAGTTTACAAACAACTGATGGTGATGATTCTTTTGGTGGAAAATCATGGTGAGTTTCCTGAATATGTATTTCGTTGATATTGTGTGAACTCTTCTACCATGATGATTTGCTTAAATAAGACCTTTGGACACCTAAAGAATTCCATTGATTAAGACTACGTTGAAAGCACtgaaacatatttaaaaaaaaaacaatcaaatgtTTCGGTTTCGGTGTTGTTCTAACACAGTCTCTTTTCTATTCTTGCAGTTTGATGATGATGGTTCAactgatttaaataaaaaataattgaacaagGTGAGTTCATGTAAAATGTGAGATTTGATTTTgcgaatagtttttttttcttacaatGATGATCGCTTAAACCTTGACCTTTGGACACCTAAAAAAATAACCTTGATTAAAACTACGTTTTACAAGCACTGAAACgctatttttgaaataaaacgcTAACTATTTTCGTTCAATTGGTTTGTTCTAACACTGTTTTCTTTTATCTTGTGTTCTAACAGTTCACAATCAATCGATGTTAACGATTCCAATGAAAGGTGTAAAAAATAGCTAAACAAggtgagttttttaaaaaaatatgtgaattgACTTTGGCACACAGTTTTTATAATGATGATCGCTTAAACTTTGACCTTTGGACACCTAAAAAAATAACCTTGATTACAACTACGTTTTACAAGCACTGAAACACTGTGAAACAAAACGCTCAAACATTTTCGTTCAGTTGGTTTGTTCTAACGCTAACGTTTTTTTTCTGCTCTAACAGTTCACAATCGATGGTTTTGCTGACTGACATATAAATAAATTCAAGAAGGTGAGTTTTGTTTTAAGTTTGTTAATAACCTTcgcgaacattttttttcacaatgatGATTGCTTAAAATTTGACCTTTGGACACCTAAAAAAATAACCTTGATTAAAACTACGTTTTACAAGCACTGATTTCTGTTTATGTACGATTGTGACATTTAAAATTTTCTTATTCTAATGAAACTAtcgtttttcaactttttcgcaAACGTCGCATCAAAAACTTCTGTGTACAGCAATTAGGTGAGTACGTAAATTCTAATTCTGAATAATTCTATTCCTTCAATTTATACACATGATGTATAACCGCTCGTCGGTTAACCGTGTTTCAACTGAATTTTGTTGATTAAAACTAATACTCTGCTGATGCATAAATTGAAGTCCATTCTATGACGCATTTTAAACTTACAATACTAATGAAGAATTTTCCTGTTACAGATTTGCTTCTGGATAAAACGTGCATTTCAATTCTATTCCTCCAGAAGGTTAGTTGATAAAAAAGAATTGTTTACCCAAATAATGATGATTTCGTGATGAAATACTTTTACGCAAGATAGACTAAAGAATTCCATTGATTATGAATTTACACAACTGATTTTCTGCGCAAAAGATATTTCGTGAGATCTATTTGAGACACAATTTGCTAACTTTTTGATTTATTTCAGTGATTCCTCATCATGCTGCGAATAATTCATCTAAATATTCCTTTTACGGTAAGTTCACGtcgaaataagaaaaattgttctaataatgatgaaatatttttcacGCAGGATAGACTAAAGAAAACCTttgattaaaaacaaaattcctgAATTTCATTATACTATTGTGCGTTTTATTAAAACAGGTATATTTTTGTTGACCTTTTTCCTttcatttttcagatattctatCCTGAGATTTCGGAATTCGCCGATTTGACTGAAAACAGCGATCAAGAATCACGCACTAACAAAAGGTAAGTTTTATTCCGTTACACCATCATTTTCTTATCCGGGAAGGGAATTCTTAAATGATGTCAAACCTTAATATACGCTATTACTGCCCAAATATGCTCAGGGTAATTGAATGATTATATACTTTGACTGATTCAGTTTTCTGTTGGGCCCGACGATCTCGCAAGTTAAATTCCCCAAATAATACAGAAATATTCGTCTTTTCCTTTCGTAGTTGCTCTGCTTTCCTCGTTTCTTCTGGAATTTCTGTGTGATGCGATTAAGGTGAGATTTatttttgattaattttattcgcATGAAAAAAAGATCTGATATGATGATTAACAAAATATATAAGTTCGGACCAATGAAATTTATTTATGATTCGTTACTGTTTAAACTGACTCGAAACATTTTACGGCGAATACAAATAACTTTACAACAACAGATGAATTGTAAACTAAATGAGctttttactctaattttcaGGGTCGTTATCAAACTCCTCAACTTCTTCATTCGTGACCGGTATTAGTAATTTAATTTGTGAGCTAAAGTTTCACGTTGTAGTGAACAAAAAATCTATACACTATACACAACACTATACCTGTAAATTATTATCTGCAAATATAATATAACGTACGTTACATGTACGAAGAAGTCGGAATTATAATCGCACTTTAATAGTTGATGACAATCCCTCTCGTTCGAATATACATGTGAGTATGCTGTGTTGTATTAATGTTTGTATTAAGGTTGTATACATGTTTTGTATTAAGGTCGAAaaattggaattatttttttttgcatttttgagaaGCTTATGCCTATCTCAAGCTATCTCAAGGGATACAGTATTGCTGtacgtattttgacgtaggattacgtctttcgggaacatattggggtacaaaatcgaaaatcgccatacaaatgaaacacaaatttctgcataactcgaaaactaatgaagcaaatggaaccaaatttgggatgtgagggtttttgggtatgagaaatatttctatgatggtatgacacccctccctcctctggaatggaagaGGGGCCccataaaaaaatacacatatttcaatcaaacatattccaaccaaacatgacagttcaaaattttcggaaaactgaagaaaatgagaaatttttcgaaaattcaattcccatatgttttacaatttcatagtgacaaacgtTGTTAGACCATTTGATCTTTGCGCTAACgagattgatctttgttcgaaagcggaaatgggttttaatgtgataaaactcactcctatagcttcttctatctgtataaataaaaatgtttcgccgaatgtgttgataagagcaaaactcgagaaaggaattgtccgatttagggctgttttaattctatcatatttcctgtatcaaacatttattccatgtaacggagaaacatgttatttgcaagtggttgaaaaattttgcacgagaattgtgtctgaaaataatctgatattataatgacgagttttggtagaagtactaggaattttatagtaaaaggtaattttgaagggtagataagaagatcaattaatgaacagttctgcgattggacccatgaacgcgcgcttagtaagaaaatgtgaatgtgataacgaaaaataaattttgcgcgggacgaagtttgccgggtcagctagtaaaatttaaattttgaactttaatgttgattacttcgtgaaatttcatatcaatggccgatcgtgtattgtga
The Toxorhynchites rutilus septentrionalis strain SRP chromosome 2, ASM2978413v1, whole genome shotgun sequence genome window above contains:
- the LOC129768415 gene encoding splicing factor 3B subunit 3 isoform X1 — encoded protein: MYLYNFILQRATGITHAVHGCFAGTKQQEILLSKGKSLELVRPDPNTGKVHTLLQTEIFGVVRSLMSFRLTGGTKDYAVVGSDSGRIVILEYNPTKNLLEKVHQETFGKSGCRRIVPGQFLAIDPKGRAVMIGAVEKQKLVYILNRDSEARLTISSPLEAHKSSTLTYHMVGVDVGFENPMFACLEIDYEEADLDPTGEAAAKTQQTLTFYELDLGLNHVVRKYSEPLEEHANFLISVPGGNDGPSGVLICSENYLTYKNLGDQHDIRCPIPRRRNDLDDPERGMIFICSATHRTKSMYFFLVQTEQGDIFKVTLETDDDVVSEIKLKYFDTVPPATAMCVLKTGFLFVACDFGNHYLYQIAHLGDDDDEPEFSSAMPLEEGDTFFFAPRPLKNLVMVDEIHSYAPILGCQVADLANEDTPQLYLACGRGPRSSIRVLRHGLEVSEMAVSELPGNPNAVWTVKKRVDDEFDAYIIVSFVNATLVLSIGDTVEEVTDSGFLGTTPTLCCSALGDDALVQVYPDGIRHIRADKRVNEWKAPGKKTIMKCAVNQRQVVIALSGGELVYFEMDPTGQLNEYTERKKMPSDVMCMALGSVPAGEQRSWFLAVGLSDNTVRIISLDPSDCLSPRSMQALPSAAESLCIVEMGTGDSTEEGAVSTAGCIYLNIGLTNGVLLRTVLDPVSGDLADTRTRYLGSRPVKLFRIKMQGSEAVLAMSSRTWLSYYYQNRFHLTPLSYETLEYASGFSSEQCSEGIVAISTNTLRILALEKLGAVFNQITFPLEYTPKRFLIHNETGKLIISETDHNAYTEETKNVRKKQMADEMREAAGEDEQELANEMADAFINEVLPEDIFSAPKAGTGMWASQIRIMDPINGHTYSKVQLAQNEAVMSMALVRFAVDQKWYVVAGVAKDLQMNPKIVSVGFIDVYKYDFHTHQLEHYHRTEIDEAPGALCGFQGRVLAGVGRVLRVYDLGKKKLLRKCENKHIPNQIVNIQSMGSRVFVSDVQESIYCIKYKRAENQLIIFADDTHPRWITTSTLLDYDTVATADKFGNVAILRLPHSVSDDVDEDPTGNKALWDRGLLNGASQKAENVCTFHLGETIMSLQKATLIPGGSESLIYATMSGTVGALVPFTSREDYDFFQHLEMHMRNENTPLCGRDHLSYRSYYYPVKNVMDGDLCEQFTSMDPAKQKSIASDLGRTPNEVAKKLEDIRTRYAF